The genomic segment tgcttcctcttctttcACTTAGGAATCCCTTTAGGGACTCATCAAAACATGTATTCCCTTCTCTGTAGCCATCCAACAACAGCAGAGTCTCACTGGATGTGTTTAACATAGTCCTCAGTTCATCCTCCGCTGATACATTTTCCTTGAGAGAAAGTTGAGTCTTTATTTCATGAAACAAGTCACTCTTCGCACTGGTGCAGTCAACATATAAGAGAAGTTGAAGGCCACTGAGATCCAGGAAATTAGAGAGCGGATGTGTGTTCCCTTCAGTCCAAGATGAGACAAGCATGTAGGCTACACTTGTCTTCCCGCTGCCTGGGGGTCCCTCAAGAAAAAGTGTCTCTCCAGCTTCTGGGAGTAAAGCCTGAAGATTCACAGGCTCCCCCTCACTGAAAAAATAAGAAGTGAAAATTGAAACTACCCTCGCCcgtaaatttataaaaacactgacTACAGCTGTAAATGTATGTCTACTCTAcaaaaattcaattattttgtcatttttgtggATTGTGGATTTCCTCTAATAAGTCATAAAGCAAACTTGTATGAATTTTCAGCTTATCAGTAGTGTTACATTATTCAGTTTAATCTAACTCTGCTCAGCTGGACAACAAACTGCTCCACTAAAGAGGAAACATTATGTAAAAAATTATGTTGTTATGTGACAGGACATGCTGTGaatatattcagtttttttttaagttaatgaCTGAGCTAACAAGCTTCCAAACAGAGCCTGCAAACAGACACCATATTATTTGATCTGTTTTTATAAGAGAACAGGCCACAAAGGACACAAAGGTGCAAAGGAAATTTGTGGTAACTCATACGTATTCTTTCTGATTTCTTGTACAAGAAATCTGCTGCTCTATTCCGGTATTCTTAATGCCTCGGATAtagatttgaaaaaatgtttttgtgactcACTTGTTTTGCAGCCTACGAGGAAGCTCCTCCACATCAAAAGTCTCCTGGAGGCCTCTTACCTCTGTACTAAAGGAGACGTCGCAATAATGGGCTTTCAGAACCGCCCTCAGATTTTCCTCCACGCAATCtgcagacaataaaataaacctgATTATGAACAGACCTACAgattttcctttccttttatgtgttttacataCAATTGCCTGTAAGAATGGCTGTAACCACCATTGAGGTCCCAGAGGTGCATATAATAGAAGTTGCCTAAAAATTTGGTGCTGCAATAATATTGTACAATGCCAGGAAAACCAACAGGCTTATTTGATGTTATTGTCCTTCAACATGGTGCTTCTGTGAATCTGTCCACAAACTGTAGACATGTGAATCAACTGAATCTGATACAACTAGTTTTACTCACAGGATGCTGTCTTACTGAACTCGTCTTTTCTGAGCAGCTTGTTTAAACATCTAAGGGCAGTTTTATACTAAACGTTTTTTATACCGTATATTTTCTGTAgaatacaaaaatgaaagcaaagagGTTTTAGCTGAATAATAAGAAACTGGcaaatattaaactgaaaacCAGAAGTTTTGTAAACAATGATACTTGGAGTTACTTACCTTCGCTTAAAATGATTCTctcttcctcattttctctctttttttgtgggCCTGATGGAAAGAGCGCTACTGTTAAAAAAGTAATACAGAGGGGAGTAACAAAAGTAATGAaaccactgttttgttttgtttttaaattcatgagAACTTCACTCATTACAGGGACTCTATATGAAGTGCCATGTGGTAAATTCACTCACActtaaatgcatgtttaaatgAGCCAATGTACTGTGTACAAACTTCTACTTATTTAGACATTGTCtttgcagaaagaaaaattctTGTTCACTTGTTGAAACACCTTGGCTACTAGGGGACTGAAAAACATAACGATTCAAGTCACACTTCAGAATGATTCATGAAACAGACAATTTCTTTTTCGATGAGTAAATTGCTATTTATAGTATTGCTGATGAAAAGTGGTATTTTCAGTACAACAACCAATCAACTTTGTGAGAAATATGTGGCACATCCAGGCAACCAGTGAATGGATGAGTCATCATGGTGGAGGAAAAAACAGATCTGTTTCAGGATCCCCCTAAATTTATCCCCTTAGCCCTTACTGTGGATAGTGCTGTGTCTCAAATATTTCACAAATGCATTATCAGCAATTTCACTTAAGCCAACAATAACCTACTTGTTGCAGATCACATGTAACATTCTTCCCTTGGATTTAGATATGTGGATTTTAACTGTCCTTTCAAAAGTGCCAGCCATAAAATTGACACTACGAAGCTCCTGAAAGTTCACAGTGGAGTTTTCTCTTGTCTGGACAGCGTTTGTGTTTCAATCAGTCTAGCAAATATGGAGAGGATGCAGTGTAGAGAACTGCTTCTCTTCACTGTGGTATGACTGACCTCTGCCATGGCTGTGACTGAGACTATAGCTGTGATTAGCATTGTGATAATAGCCTCTGGATGACATAGTTGTGGCCTTTAATATCACTGTCACAGTTGTAGCTTCAACTGTTATGACTACCATGATACCAAACCATGACAATTGTGTTAcattaattacataaaaaaggTTGCTTTCGACTCACAGGCAGCAGGAGAAGCAGGTCTGCTGTGACCATTAGCCAGAAGGTTCCTAGTCTTGAACCCtatcaaaaacagacaaaaattaaattcaaatgagatgcaatctttgttttaaaagattttttggGATATTGTTTACAATAACTTTAcaaatttttgtaattttgtgaaTGCAGTGTGCATCATTAGTTTTTGTAGAGGAGCTTTCTCTGAAGGCTGAATCTTTCCTGATATCAGTGTTGAATTCTCACCCCAGCCCATAACTGAAGACTTCTTATAATGTTATATATCAAGAAATGTGTGATAAGCCTTCTATTGAAATGATGGTGGAGTTTGTTTGGGGGATTATAAAACTTTGCATCCATGCTCTAGTGAGAAACCACCAATTCATTTACAAATAACCTCAAATTCCCCTGTCTCACAAAGCCACGACCTAAATGGGTGTTTCCAGGCTCTACGgccatctcacacacacacacaattgttcGAAATAAGCAAAGTCATGCTCAGCAACACAAAGTCACATGCTGACAAAAATCCCTGAGAGGCAAACGTTacggtgccaaatcaaacataaataccaaaacatttcagaaatacTTCCTCTTTTTAGAGGTAAACTAACTTGAACTTACATGTATTCTGGTATGTGTAGCTAACATGTAGTTTACTGGGAGAATGAAACTTCCTCTGCACTTCTGACAAAAACTGTTCATTACcaaaaatctgaattaaaatAAAGGATTTAgtaatactgtatttgtatgaAGTTAAACTGACGAAAAACTTAACTCCTGGTTGAACCTTAGTGTTTTATATAGATAAAAAAGATGTTGTCCTGTAATACTCaatacttttcattttcttaaaaacattgtGATAGTTAGAAATACACCTGCAGCGAGGAAGTTCTGACTTCACGGTTTAAGATGTTTCACTTGGCCCTGTCCCAAACAACTGGATAATCCACTCCTATTTTCTGCATATATTCTTATGTACACCCTGAAGGGAAATGCAGCATTAACCCAACCACTGTCACAGTTTGGCTACAGACTGAATGCAACACTTGCCAATGTGATCAGTTTACACTTTATTAATGTCTTGCATAagtttttgtattgtgtgtcaCTGTACATTGTTGATTGTGGCTTCATAAACGAGTGCAGGAACcaatttgttacattttctgcCACCATTTGTCACTCACTTCACTATAGCTATATAATGTAATGTTACGGCTTGTCTGTACCATCTCATTTGTGCCAAGCATGACTTTTTATTACACATTAaagcattttgattttgatatttCTTCTCCAGTCTATCCCTGCAATCTATGTAgtattgtgtgttgtttgtgttaaGCAGCTTTAATGTGCTgtgcacataaaaaaattagGTGAATAATTACCTTTTTGCCGTTGATATGTGACCATTGCAACGATAATGACACCCATTAATATTCCTACGCACAGCACAAAGATGCGACCATCATAATTTGCAGTGGGCATGTCATCTGTGAAGAGTCAAGAGgaatatgtgtaaaaatgtgccaCAAAACACCTACAAGACAACTACAACTGTTGACATTTTGCCATTCATGacaacaaaatatacattttatatatttgtccACTTTGGAAATAACCAAATATACCAAAAACAAACTTCCCCTTTCTGGTCACAATCTAAAAATCACTTGTGTGATAGCATTTTTATCAGCTCTGCAACTAGTCTTATCTTTTCCTACTTGTCTTCTTTTTGCTGTTGTACTGTTGTATTTACAgcatattttgctttatttagcattaaaaTGACCGACTTTTGCGCATTCTCAGGTTCTAAGCTGCAGAATTACACTTCTCATATTCTCACATCAGCTTCTCAAGTCAAAACACACTATTTCCAAGAGAGCGATCAATGCTTTGCACTCACATAAGCAAACTCTTGCACAGATTACATCcctacacacaaagacaagccAAACTTTCATCTACTCCTACACACTGGCAAAACGAAACTTCATCTACAAATTTACCCTAAAGCAGAAATAGTCGGCAAAAGCTGAAATGCTGAATAGTTCATTTTTGTTGATCATCTTTAAATCCAGAAAGACAAGGTCTCTCCCTGGCTTCtcgtttttctttgtttatcttttttagATTTGTATGACAATGTGGGAGAGATGAGTAATGACATGAAGTTCCCAGGCCAGACTTCACCCTTGCCAGCCTATCTCTTTCCTACAGTTAAATATGTAGGAAGTCTGAGAGGAAATAAAGTTTTACCTGGAATGTGAAATGTTGCTGAGTGGCCATCATTTAGAAAGTTACACGTGTAGTTGCTCCTGTCCATTGAGCTGACATGTATCTGACTTGTGACTTTAAAAAGTTGCTCTGATGTGGACACAGCAGTGGTGTTAGGACTGAGTGTCTGCAGGTGTCCATCTTGCCACACAACATACGTCTCAGGGTATCCTTCAGATTGACAGGTTAGCAGCACCTTGTCCCCCTCCACAGTCTTCTTAATGCTTTTCGTCACAGCTTTATAAGGTGCTGAGGAGAACATAAATGAGAATAAATATGACTTATAGCACCGTGGTTTTAAAACTATGCTCAAGTGGTCTTGCATAATACTGATCTTGaagaatttttaaaaccaaaagcataggtttttttcttttttcaaaattgtgTAACATTAGTTTCACTTTCgagatttgtcattttgatggCCCAGAATGACCATTTGCTATTACTATTGTGCAAGAGCATTCCTATAACAAACCCCATGAAACTTCTGTCTAAGAACCCTTAAAGCTGGACAGCCACAAACTTACCTACAACGGACAAAGTAATTGTTTTATAGTCAGCTCCTTCTCCTGTCTGCACCAAACACTGATAGGTCCCAGAGTCATTGATCCTGAGTCTAGAGACCTGTAAAATGAGCAAAGACGAGTCCTTAAATGTTAGGTTATTTGCAGCTCTAAATTGCCCCTAGATATGAATGTGGCCATGGATGGTGGTCACTGAATTATTTGTATCATCACCCTCAAGATACATGTCCTAGGTACAAACCCTCCTTTCACCACAATGACAGCTGAAATAGACTCCTTTTCACAACACATCTTTTAGTT from the Channa argus isolate prfri chromosome 18, Channa argus male v1.0, whole genome shotgun sequence genome contains:
- the LOC137103198 gene encoding CD276 antigen-like isoform X1, translating into MDWTLVLVLQVMFQPSLSVLFTVDAEQTTYKSEFGGDVVMGCKFQPKPSNPQAQLKVTWHWLNSTIVREVYQLNNGLEHPASQEYKGRVRLLTEELKEGWAKLQVSRLRINDSGTYQCLVQTGEGADYKTITLSVVAPYKAVTKSIKKTVEGDKVLLTCQSEGYPETYVVWQDGHLQTLSPNTTAVSTSEQLFKVTSQIHVSSMDRSNYTCNFLNDGHSATFHIPDDMPTANYDGRIFVLCVGILMGVIIVAMVTYQRQKGFKTRNLLANGHSRPASPAALALFPSGPQKKRENEEERIILSEDCVEENLRAVLKAHYCDVSFSTEVRGLQETFDVEELPRRLQNNEGEPVNLQALLPEAGETLFLEGPPGSGKTSVAYMLVSSWTEGNTHPLSNFLDLSGLQLLLYVDCTSAKSDLFHEIKTQLSLKENVSAEDELRTMLNTSSETLLLLDGYREGNTCFDESLKGFLSERRGSRVLVLACQEHCITLKETAGTGQVLKLQTQIVKY
- the LOC137103198 gene encoding butyrophilin subfamily 2 member A1-like isoform X2, with protein sequence MDWTLVLVLQVMFQPSLSVLFTVDAEQTTYKSEFGGDVVMGCKFQPKPSNPQAQLKVTWHWLNSTIVREVYQLNNGLEHPASQEYKGRVRLLTEELKEGWAKLQVSRLRINDSGTYQCLVQTGEGADYKTITLSVVAPYKAVTKSIKKTVEGDKVLLTCQSEGYPETYVVWQDGHLQTLSPNTTAVSTSEQLFKVTSQIHVSSMDRSNYTCNFLNDGHSATFHIPDDMPTANYDGRIFVLCVGILMGVIIVAMVTYQRQKGFKTRNLLANGHSRPASPAACPQKKRENEEERIILSEDCVEENLRAVLKAHYCDVSFSTEVRGLQETFDVEELPRRLQNNEGEPVNLQALLPEAGETLFLEGPPGSGKTSVAYMLVSSWTEGNTHPLSNFLDLSGLQLLLYVDCTSAKSDLFHEIKTQLSLKENVSAEDELRTMLNTSSETLLLLDGYREGNTCFDESLKGFLSERRGSRVLVLACQEHCITLKETAGTGQVLKLQTQIVKY